The proteins below are encoded in one region of Equus caballus isolate H_3958 breed thoroughbred chromosome 16, TB-T2T, whole genome shotgun sequence:
- the XIRP1 gene encoding xin actin-binding repeat-containing protein 1 isoform X2: protein MAKAQTQAAPTSTIPMATAEDLPLPPPPALEDLPPPPPKESFSKFHQQRQASELRRLYKHIHPELRKNLAEAVAEDLAEVLGSEEPTEGDVQCMRWIFENWRLDAIGDHEKPPAREPVPGGNVQATSRKFEEGSFANSIDQEPAGPRPSGGDVRAARWLFETKPLDELTGQTGAPEATMREPAASGDVRGTRMLFETRPLDRLGSRPSIQEQSPLELRSEIQELKGDVKKTVKLFQTEPLCAIQDAEGAIHEVKAACREEIQSNAVRTARWLFETQPLDAINRDPSQVRVIRGISLEEGVRPDVSAARWIFETQPLDAIREILVDEKDFQPSPDLIPPGPDVQHQRHLFETRALDTLKGEEEAGTEVPPKEEVVPGDVRSTLWLFETKPLDTPRDKVQVGHLQRVGPRKGEGLMYEHPSSDGSSALSLSQSAPQRDGVKGDVKTFKNLFETLPLDSIGQGEPLAHGSVNRAEGTDSAGQSQDIGSPVYAMQDGKGHLHALTSVSREQVVGGDVKGYRWMFETQPLDQLGRNPSTVDVVRGITRQEVVAGDVGTARWLFETQPLEVIHQREQQERQEEEGKSQAGPEPDAPLKGDVQTIRWLFETCPMSELAEKQGSEVTDPTTKAKERSCTWMFTPQALDRPEGSREKHLQVSQVQDGERQTDRHVFETEPLQTSGRPCGKGPVRYCSRVEIPSGQVSRQKEVFQALEAGKREDQGSRVIPEPIPEGSVHKFTWLFENCPMGSLAAESIRGDNLQEEQPVGISDNGVLERQKTIAEGTLWTLHATPGILHHGGILMEARGPGELCLAKYMLPSPGQGGPYIRKEELVSGELPRIVRQMLRRPDVDQQGLLVQEDPTGQLRLKPLRLPAPGSGGNVEDMDPEFQQLLACGLGTSVARTGVVMQETDQGLVSLTAYSLQPRLTSRAPERSSVQLLASCIDKGDLSGLHSLRWEPPADSSPVPTSEGAQKLPLTESIIHVPPLDPSMGMGHLRGPGATSCPPRAIGKAVPPAGEEKQEDICSGQKGKAALRQSGATSTAPGPRIPDLQASRQSLRMATAEAQSLQQQVLNKHKQGPTPGSTSTPFQDGLWQAPAVATVEAQGNTRPMAGGDPRIPAAPRKLL, encoded by the exons ATGGCCAAAGCCCAGACACAGGCAGCTCCCACATCAACCATCCCCATGGCAACTGCAGAGgacctgcccctccctccacccccagccctggaggATCTGCCACCGCCACCCCCCAAGGAGTCCTTCTCCAAGTTCCACCAGCAGCGGCAAGCAAGTGAGCTCCGCCGCCTCTATAAGCACATCCATCCTGAGCTCCGCAAGAATCTGGCCGAGGCTGTGGCTGAAGACCTGGCTGAGGTCCTGGGTTCTGAGGAGCCCACTGAGGGTGATGTCCAGTGCATGCGCTGGATCTTTGAGAATTGGCGGCTGGACGCCATTGGGGACCATGAAAAGCCACCTGCCAGGGAGCCTGTGCCCGGTGGCAATGTCCAGGCCACCTCCAGAAAGTTTGAGGAAGGCTCCTTTGCCAACAGCATAGACCAGGAGCCAGCCGGACCTCGGCCATCTGGAGGGGATGTTCGCGCAGCCCGCTGGCTGTTTGAGACAAAGCCACTGGATGAACTGACAGGCCAGACTGGGGCACCGGAGGCTACCATGAGGGAGCCTGCAGCCAGTGGAGATGTCCGGGGTACCAGGATGCTCTTTGAGACACGGCCGCTGGACCGCCTGGGTTCCCGCCCCTCCATCCAGGAGCAGAGCCCCTTGGAGCTGCGCTCAGAGATCCAGGAGCTGAAGGGCGATGTGAAGAAGACAGTGAAGTTGTTCCAAACCGAGCCGCTGTGTGCTATTCAGGACGCAGAGGGCGCAATCCACGAGGTCAAAGCTGCATGCCGGGAGGAGATCCAAAGCAATGCAGTGAGGACCGCTCGCTGGCTCTTCGAGACCCAACCTCTGGATGCCATCAACCGGGACCCCAGCCAGGTGCGGGTGATCCGGGGGATCTCCCTGGAGGAGGGTGTCCGGCCCGATGTCAGTGCAGCTCGCTGGATCTTTGAGACACAACCTCTGGATGCCATCCGGGAGATCTTGGTGGATGAGAAGGACTTCCAGCCATCTCCAGACCTCATCCCTCCCGGTCCAGATGTTCAGCATCAGCGGCATCTGTTTGAGACCCGAGCACTAGACACTCtaaagggagaagaggaggctgGAACAGAGGTCCCACCCAAAGAGGAAGTGGTCCCTGGAGACGTCCGCTCCACCCTGTGGCTATTTGAGACAAAGCCTCTGGACACTCCCAGAGACAAGGTCCAAGTGGGTCACCTGCAGCGGGTGGGTCCCCGGAAGGGTGAGGGGCTCATGTATGAGCATCCATCCAGTGATGGCTCCTCAGCACTGTCCCTCTCTCAGAGTGCCCCCCAGAGGGATGGGGTGAAGGGGGATGTGAAGACCTTCAAGAACCTTTTTGAGACCCTTCCCCTGGACAGCATTGGGCAGGGTGAGCCTTTGGCCCATGGGAGTGTGAACAGAGCAGAAGGAACGGATTCTGCTGGGCAGTCCCAGGACATAGGGTCCCCAGTGTATGCCATGCAGGATGGAAAAGGCCACCTCCATGCCCTGACCTCTGTCAGCAGAGAGCAGGTAGTTGGAGGTGATGTCAAGGGCTACAGGTGGATGTTTGAGACACAGCCCTTAGACCAACTGGGCCGAAACCCCAGCACTGTCGATGTGGTGCGGGGCATCACTAGGCAGGAGGTGGTGGCCGGAGATGTGGGCACTGCTCGGTGGCTCTTTGAGACCCAGCCCCTAGAGGTGATCCACCAGCGGGAGCAGCAGGAACgacaggaagaagaaggaaagagtcaGGCAGGTCCCGAGCCTGACGCACCCCTAAAAGGCGATGTACAGACCATCCGGTGGTTGTTTGAGACATGCCCAATGAGTGAGTTGGCAGAGAAGCAGGGGTCAGAGGTCACAGATCCCACAACCAAGGCGAAGGAACGGTCCTGCACCTGGATGTTCACACCCCAAGCCCTGGACAGGCCAGAAGGCTCCAGGGAGAAGCACCTGCAGGTCAGCCAGGTACAGGATggggaaagacagacagacagacatgtcTTTGAGACCGAGCCTCTGCAGACCTCAGGCCGTCCCTGCGGAAAAGGGCCTGTACGATACTGCAGCCGCGTGGAGATCCCTTCAGGGCAGGTGTCTCGTCAGAAGGAGGTTttccaggccctggaagcaggcAAGAGGGAGGACCAGGGGTCCAGGGTAATCCCTGAGCCCATCCCTGAGGGCTCTGTGCACAAGTTCACCTGGCTCTTTGAGAATTGCCCCATGGGCTCCCTGGCAGCTGAGAGCATCCGAGGGGACAACCTCCAAGAGGAGCAGCCTGTGGGCATCTCAGACAATGGGGTGCTGGAGAGGCAGAAGACTATAGCCGAGGGGACCCTGTGGACTCTGCATGCCACGCCTGGCATCCTGCACCATGGAGGCATCCTCATGGAGGCCCGAGGGCCGGGGGAGCTCTGCCTTGCCAAGTACATGCTCCCAAGCCCAGGGCAGGGGGGCCCCTACATAAGGAAGGAGGAGCTGGTGTCTGGCGAGCTTCCCAGGATTGTCCGCCAAATGCTGCGCCGGCCAGATGTGGACCAGCAGGGGCTGCTGGTGCAGGAGGACCCAACGGGCCAGCTCCGGCTCAAGCCTCTAAGGCTGCCAGCTCCAGGAAGCGGCGGGAATGTCGAAGACATGGACCCTGAGTTCCAGCAGTTGCTGGCTTGTGGCCTGGGGACCTCAGTGGCGAGGACGGGAGTGGTGATGCAGGAGACAGATCAGGGCCTGGTGTCACTGACCGCCTACTCCCTGCAGCCCAGGCTGACCAGCAGGGCCCCTGAGAGGAGCAGTGTGCAGCTGCTGGCCAGCTGCATAGACAAAGGAGACCTGAGCGGCCTGCACAGTCTGCGGTGGGAGCCACCAGCTGACTCAAGTCCAGTGCCAACCAGCGAGGGGGCCCAGAAGCTGCCCCTAACTGAGAGCATCATTCATGTTCCCCCACTGGACCCCAGCATGGGGATGGGGCATCTGAGAGGCCCGGGGGCCACCTCTTGCCCGCCACGGGCCATTGGAAAGGCTGTCCCTCCGGCTGGGGAAGAAAAGCAGGAAGACATTTGCAGTGGGCAGAAAGGGAAGGCAGCTTTGAGACAGTCAGGAGCCACATCTACAGCCCCAGGGCCCAGGATCCCAGACCTCCAGGCCTCCAGGCAGAGTCTCCGGATGGCAACAGCCGAGGCCCAAAGCCTGCAGCAGCAAGTTCTGAACAAGCACAAGCAGGGCCCCACCCCGGGATCCACCTCCACGCCCTTCCAGGATGGTCTCTGGCAAGCACCAGCCGTGGCCACTGTGGAGGCCCAGGGCAACACTAGGCCGATGGCTGGAGGTGACCCCAGGATCCCAGCAGCCCCCAGAAAG ctgctgtga
- the XIRP1 gene encoding xin actin-binding repeat-containing protein 1 isoform X1: MAKAQTQAAPTSTIPMATAEDLPLPPPPALEDLPPPPPKESFSKFHQQRQASELRRLYKHIHPELRKNLAEAVAEDLAEVLGSEEPTEGDVQCMRWIFENWRLDAIGDHEKPPAREPVPGGNVQATSRKFEEGSFANSIDQEPAGPRPSGGDVRAARWLFETKPLDELTGQTGAPEATMREPAASGDVRGTRMLFETRPLDRLGSRPSIQEQSPLELRSEIQELKGDVKKTVKLFQTEPLCAIQDAEGAIHEVKAACREEIQSNAVRTARWLFETQPLDAINRDPSQVRVIRGISLEEGVRPDVSAARWIFETQPLDAIREILVDEKDFQPSPDLIPPGPDVQHQRHLFETRALDTLKGEEEAGTEVPPKEEVVPGDVRSTLWLFETKPLDTPRDKVQVGHLQRVGPRKGEGLMYEHPSSDGSSALSLSQSAPQRDGVKGDVKTFKNLFETLPLDSIGQGEPLAHGSVNRAEGTDSAGQSQDIGSPVYAMQDGKGHLHALTSVSREQVVGGDVKGYRWMFETQPLDQLGRNPSTVDVVRGITRQEVVAGDVGTARWLFETQPLEVIHQREQQERQEEEGKSQAGPEPDAPLKGDVQTIRWLFETCPMSELAEKQGSEVTDPTTKAKERSCTWMFTPQALDRPEGSREKHLQVSQVQDGERQTDRHVFETEPLQTSGRPCGKGPVRYCSRVEIPSGQVSRQKEVFQALEAGKREDQGSRVIPEPIPEGSVHKFTWLFENCPMGSLAAESIRGDNLQEEQPVGISDNGVLERQKTIAEGTLWTLHATPGILHHGGILMEARGPGELCLAKYMLPSPGQGGPYIRKEELVSGELPRIVRQMLRRPDVDQQGLLVQEDPTGQLRLKPLRLPAPGSGGNVEDMDPEFQQLLACGLGTSVARTGVVMQETDQGLVSLTAYSLQPRLTSRAPERSSVQLLASCIDKGDLSGLHSLRWEPPADSSPVPTSEGAQKLPLTESIIHVPPLDPSMGMGHLRGPGATSCPPRAIGKAVPPAGEEKQEDICSGQKGKAALRQSGATSTAPGPRIPDLQASRQSLRMATAEAQSLQQQVLNKHKQGPTPGSTSTPFQDGLWQAPAVATVEAQGNTRPMAGGDPRIPAAPRKVSGEQKALPRGLPEGWVTIQDGIYTAHPVRTFDPPGGVQPSMREPLPRGKETALSAQAPSPLLEGPSQSLGPGREEPGDCTQRAWEAPEKVMVGIGPRGLQAAETTLKAAPLAHHTLASGSQAAGASLHSHNASVPPPPPLPAAVTGPDFPAHAHHDEDSIRQASEPLQDTLLHSHNSPAGQRTPGGSRTKTSKLEPTMPPRKKPQLPPKPAHLSQIRPPQRPPKPLALSPGSSKEVGQGEHKQGERDAAILPSAKVPTTAGQGRVPLAGCPGGQSQPGSQHGHSTMATKPTRGQAAGSNTQSPEPPKVSALSSDPTSPQKGPSPPGEKPMDSSQQGAPESPEVLQGSQQELQGLLNQVQALEKEAAGSVDVRALQRLFEAVPQLREASQTPAAPCQPEASVEQAFGELTKVSTEVARLKEQTLARLLDIEEAVHKALSSMSSLQPEVNAKGHSQGHPRDHNAHKVSVTDSSRARPNCSSQEVRGQTAVKSQTKVLCDPEVQSQAKVKNHTEAGGQAASTAPSTRGLETLRDNSDLPRVLRVLRSSRNSPSSPTIISIESATRKLPEAPSLRGSPGVSVKSTHLAQDVGHALLHQKGVQDKAEKKEATQCSGQPETAPASASPLPTGQQKSLLELQTGPGGSHHYGAMRSMTEQCEGVDHCRNTVLSSSTSVTEQAEPPRGPGPHLGLHACPLLRQFLRSPAGLSGGLAEAEMAHVPCSHSQPAAQ, encoded by the coding sequence ATGGCCAAAGCCCAGACACAGGCAGCTCCCACATCAACCATCCCCATGGCAACTGCAGAGgacctgcccctccctccacccccagccctggaggATCTGCCACCGCCACCCCCCAAGGAGTCCTTCTCCAAGTTCCACCAGCAGCGGCAAGCAAGTGAGCTCCGCCGCCTCTATAAGCACATCCATCCTGAGCTCCGCAAGAATCTGGCCGAGGCTGTGGCTGAAGACCTGGCTGAGGTCCTGGGTTCTGAGGAGCCCACTGAGGGTGATGTCCAGTGCATGCGCTGGATCTTTGAGAATTGGCGGCTGGACGCCATTGGGGACCATGAAAAGCCACCTGCCAGGGAGCCTGTGCCCGGTGGCAATGTCCAGGCCACCTCCAGAAAGTTTGAGGAAGGCTCCTTTGCCAACAGCATAGACCAGGAGCCAGCCGGACCTCGGCCATCTGGAGGGGATGTTCGCGCAGCCCGCTGGCTGTTTGAGACAAAGCCACTGGATGAACTGACAGGCCAGACTGGGGCACCGGAGGCTACCATGAGGGAGCCTGCAGCCAGTGGAGATGTCCGGGGTACCAGGATGCTCTTTGAGACACGGCCGCTGGACCGCCTGGGTTCCCGCCCCTCCATCCAGGAGCAGAGCCCCTTGGAGCTGCGCTCAGAGATCCAGGAGCTGAAGGGCGATGTGAAGAAGACAGTGAAGTTGTTCCAAACCGAGCCGCTGTGTGCTATTCAGGACGCAGAGGGCGCAATCCACGAGGTCAAAGCTGCATGCCGGGAGGAGATCCAAAGCAATGCAGTGAGGACCGCTCGCTGGCTCTTCGAGACCCAACCTCTGGATGCCATCAACCGGGACCCCAGCCAGGTGCGGGTGATCCGGGGGATCTCCCTGGAGGAGGGTGTCCGGCCCGATGTCAGTGCAGCTCGCTGGATCTTTGAGACACAACCTCTGGATGCCATCCGGGAGATCTTGGTGGATGAGAAGGACTTCCAGCCATCTCCAGACCTCATCCCTCCCGGTCCAGATGTTCAGCATCAGCGGCATCTGTTTGAGACCCGAGCACTAGACACTCtaaagggagaagaggaggctgGAACAGAGGTCCCACCCAAAGAGGAAGTGGTCCCTGGAGACGTCCGCTCCACCCTGTGGCTATTTGAGACAAAGCCTCTGGACACTCCCAGAGACAAGGTCCAAGTGGGTCACCTGCAGCGGGTGGGTCCCCGGAAGGGTGAGGGGCTCATGTATGAGCATCCATCCAGTGATGGCTCCTCAGCACTGTCCCTCTCTCAGAGTGCCCCCCAGAGGGATGGGGTGAAGGGGGATGTGAAGACCTTCAAGAACCTTTTTGAGACCCTTCCCCTGGACAGCATTGGGCAGGGTGAGCCTTTGGCCCATGGGAGTGTGAACAGAGCAGAAGGAACGGATTCTGCTGGGCAGTCCCAGGACATAGGGTCCCCAGTGTATGCCATGCAGGATGGAAAAGGCCACCTCCATGCCCTGACCTCTGTCAGCAGAGAGCAGGTAGTTGGAGGTGATGTCAAGGGCTACAGGTGGATGTTTGAGACACAGCCCTTAGACCAACTGGGCCGAAACCCCAGCACTGTCGATGTGGTGCGGGGCATCACTAGGCAGGAGGTGGTGGCCGGAGATGTGGGCACTGCTCGGTGGCTCTTTGAGACCCAGCCCCTAGAGGTGATCCACCAGCGGGAGCAGCAGGAACgacaggaagaagaaggaaagagtcaGGCAGGTCCCGAGCCTGACGCACCCCTAAAAGGCGATGTACAGACCATCCGGTGGTTGTTTGAGACATGCCCAATGAGTGAGTTGGCAGAGAAGCAGGGGTCAGAGGTCACAGATCCCACAACCAAGGCGAAGGAACGGTCCTGCACCTGGATGTTCACACCCCAAGCCCTGGACAGGCCAGAAGGCTCCAGGGAGAAGCACCTGCAGGTCAGCCAGGTACAGGATggggaaagacagacagacagacatgtcTTTGAGACCGAGCCTCTGCAGACCTCAGGCCGTCCCTGCGGAAAAGGGCCTGTACGATACTGCAGCCGCGTGGAGATCCCTTCAGGGCAGGTGTCTCGTCAGAAGGAGGTTttccaggccctggaagcaggcAAGAGGGAGGACCAGGGGTCCAGGGTAATCCCTGAGCCCATCCCTGAGGGCTCTGTGCACAAGTTCACCTGGCTCTTTGAGAATTGCCCCATGGGCTCCCTGGCAGCTGAGAGCATCCGAGGGGACAACCTCCAAGAGGAGCAGCCTGTGGGCATCTCAGACAATGGGGTGCTGGAGAGGCAGAAGACTATAGCCGAGGGGACCCTGTGGACTCTGCATGCCACGCCTGGCATCCTGCACCATGGAGGCATCCTCATGGAGGCCCGAGGGCCGGGGGAGCTCTGCCTTGCCAAGTACATGCTCCCAAGCCCAGGGCAGGGGGGCCCCTACATAAGGAAGGAGGAGCTGGTGTCTGGCGAGCTTCCCAGGATTGTCCGCCAAATGCTGCGCCGGCCAGATGTGGACCAGCAGGGGCTGCTGGTGCAGGAGGACCCAACGGGCCAGCTCCGGCTCAAGCCTCTAAGGCTGCCAGCTCCAGGAAGCGGCGGGAATGTCGAAGACATGGACCCTGAGTTCCAGCAGTTGCTGGCTTGTGGCCTGGGGACCTCAGTGGCGAGGACGGGAGTGGTGATGCAGGAGACAGATCAGGGCCTGGTGTCACTGACCGCCTACTCCCTGCAGCCCAGGCTGACCAGCAGGGCCCCTGAGAGGAGCAGTGTGCAGCTGCTGGCCAGCTGCATAGACAAAGGAGACCTGAGCGGCCTGCACAGTCTGCGGTGGGAGCCACCAGCTGACTCAAGTCCAGTGCCAACCAGCGAGGGGGCCCAGAAGCTGCCCCTAACTGAGAGCATCATTCATGTTCCCCCACTGGACCCCAGCATGGGGATGGGGCATCTGAGAGGCCCGGGGGCCACCTCTTGCCCGCCACGGGCCATTGGAAAGGCTGTCCCTCCGGCTGGGGAAGAAAAGCAGGAAGACATTTGCAGTGGGCAGAAAGGGAAGGCAGCTTTGAGACAGTCAGGAGCCACATCTACAGCCCCAGGGCCCAGGATCCCAGACCTCCAGGCCTCCAGGCAGAGTCTCCGGATGGCAACAGCCGAGGCCCAAAGCCTGCAGCAGCAAGTTCTGAACAAGCACAAGCAGGGCCCCACCCCGGGATCCACCTCCACGCCCTTCCAGGATGGTCTCTGGCAAGCACCAGCCGTGGCCACTGTGGAGGCCCAGGGCAACACTAGGCCGATGGCTGGAGGTGACCCCAGGATCCCAGCAGCCCCCAGAAAGGTCAGTGGGGAACAGAAAGCACTGCCCAGAGGGCTGCCTGAGGGGTGGGTGACTATTCAGGATGGCATCTACACTGCTCACCCTGTGAGGACCTTTGACCCACCTGGGGGTGTCCAGCCTTCTATGAGGGAGCCCCTGCCAAGAGGCAAGGAGACTGCCCTCTCGGCCCAGGCTCCCAGCCCACTCCTGGAAGGCCCAAGTCAGAGTCTTGGGCCAGGGcgggaggagcctggggactGCACACAGAGGGCCTGGGAGGCTCCAGAGAAGGTGATGGTAGGAATCGGCCCAAGGGGCCTCCAAGCTGCAGAGACCACCCTGAAGGCTGCCCCTTTAGCCCACCACACTCTGGCCTCTGGGTCTCAGGCTGCAGGTGCCAGCCTGCACTCCCATAATgcctctgttcctcctcctcctcctctcccagctgctgtgaCAGGACCTGACTTCCCAGCCCACGCCCACCATGATGAGGACTCCATCCGGCAGGCCTCCGAGCCCCTGCAGGACACCCTTCTCCACTCCCACAACAGCCCTGCTGGCCAGAGAACCCCTGGGGGATCACGGACAAAAACCTCAAAACTGGAGCCCACCATGCCCCCAAGGAAGAAGCCCCAGCTGCCCCCTAAACCGGCACACCTAAGCCAGATCCGCCCTCCTCAGAGACCACCCAAGCCCTTGGCTCTGTCTCCTGGCTCTTCCAAGGAGGTGGGGCAAGGAGAACACAAACAAGGTGAGAGAGATGCAGCCATCCTTCCGTCAGCCAAGGTCCCCACCACTGCAGGCCAGGGCCGTGTACCTCTGGCTGGATGCCCTGGTGGACAGAGCCAGCCCGGCTCCCAACATGGCCACAGTACCATGGCCACCAAGCCCACAAGGGGTCAGGCTGCTGGCAGCAATACCCAAAGCCCTGAGCCTCCCAAGGTCTCAGCTCTCAGCAGTGACCCCACCTCACCACAGAAGGGCCCCAGCCCCCCAGGAGAAAAGCCCATGGACAGTTCCCAGCAAGGGGCCCCTGAGAGCCCTGAGGTTCTGCAGGGAAGCCAGCAAGAGCTCCAGGGTCTCCTGAACCAGGTACAAGCCCTGGAGAAGGAGGCCGCAGGCAGTGTGGACGTGCGGGCGCTGCAGAGGCTCTTTGAGGCTGTGCCCCAGCTGAGAGAGGCCTCTCAGACTCCTGCTGCCCCCTGCCAGCCCGAGGCCTCGGTGGAGCAGGCCTTTGGGGAGCTGACAAAGGTCAGCACGGAAGTGGCCCGGCTGAAGGAACAGACCCTGGCCAGGCTGCTGGACATCGAGGAGGCTGTGCACAAGGCCCTCAGCTCCATGTCTAGCCTCCAGCCTGAGGTTAATGCCAAGGGCCATTCCCAAGGACACCCAAGGGACCACAATGCCCACAAGGTCAGTGTCACGGACAGCAGTAGAGCCAGGCCCAATTGCTCAAGCCAAGAGGTCAGGGGTCAAACTGCAGTCAAGAGCCAAACCAAGGTTTTGTGCGACCCTGAGGTCCAGAGTCAAGCCAAGGTTAAAAATCACACAGAGGCCGGAGGTCAAGCAGCCTCAACTGCCCCTTCCACCAGGGGGCTGGAGACACTGAGAGATAATTCAGACCTCCCTCGAGTCTTGCGAGTCTTGCGTTCCAGCCGGAATTCACCCTCCTCCCCAACCATCATCTCCATTGAGTCAGCCACAAGGAAGCTGCCGGAGGCTCCCAGCCTGAGGGGCAGCCCTGGTGTCTCAGTGAAAAGCACACACCTGGCCCAGGATGTGGGCCACGCCCTGCTCCACCAGAAGGGCGTCCAGGACAAGGCCGAGAAAAAGGAGGCCACCCAGTGCTCTGGACAGCCTGAAACTGCCCCTGCCTCagccagccccctgcccaccgGGCAGCAGAAGAGCCTTCTGGAGCTGCAGACTGGTCCGGGTGGCTCTCACCACTATGGAGCCATGAGAAGCATGACCGAGCAGTGCGAGGGAGTGGACCATTGCAGGAACAcagtcctctcctcctccacctcggTCACGGAGCAGGCAGAGCCGCCCAGGGGCCCGGGCCCCCACCTCGGGCTCCACGCCTGCCCCTTGTTGCGACAGTTCCTGCGCAGCCCAGCCGGGCTCAGCGGGGGCCTGGCAGAAGCTGAGATGGCGCATGTGCCCTGCAGCCACTCCCAGCCAGCCGCCCAATGA